The Saprospiraceae bacterium genomic interval ACAATTCAATTGCCTTCCCTTTCCCAATATAATGAACCATGCGTTGTGTTCCTCCATATCCCGGAATCAGTCCGAGGTTTACTTCAGGTTGCCCAAACCTTGCATTGGTACTTGCTACCCGGATATGGCAAGCCATAGCCAATTCGCATCCTCCTCCCAATGCGAACCCATTCACTGCAGCAATGACCGGAATATTGAGTTTTTCTATTTCAGAAAACAGCGCCTGACCTTTTCTTGCAAGTGCTATAGCTTCCTTTCTTGTCAGGCCTACAAATTCAGAAATATCGGCTCCAGCAACAAATGATTTTTGCCCGGCTCCGGTAATGATCAAACCCTTTATCTGGTCAATATCCTTTTCTATGTTGTCGATAGCTTCGTATAAGTCATTGATTACATCGTGATTAAGGGCATTCATGGTATGCTCCCTGTTGATGGTCAGGATACAAATACCATTTTCGAGTTGACTGATAACCTCTTTCATATTCTAAAAAATAAGCCGCAAATATATTCAGACTACTGCTTAAAGCAACTGGTTTAGGGAAAACCTGCTAAATGTTTCGATTTTAGGCACAACCCACACTCCAAATCGTTAATATTTAAAATTTATATAAACTTAACTCTATTTTTGCCCGAATTTTAATAAAGCCCACATGAATTTAAAATATCTTTTAGTTTGTTTTTGTCTGGTTTCTCTTCAATTGAGTGCTCAGGATGGCGATTTAAACATGAAAATAGTTGCTCATGTGCCCGCTCCGGAAGGCGGAAGCGGGATTTGGCACTTTGTCGACAAAAACGGCATTGAATATGCAGCTTTAGGTTCCAGAACAGCCCTGGTTGTTTATAGTCTGGAAGATCCTTCAAAGCCTATTGAAAGATACAGGGCATCCGGAGTCAATACCACCTGGCGGGAGGTTTTTTCTTATGGAGATTACATCTATGGAGTGACTGATGCAAGTTCAGACGGCCTGATCATCATCAATATGAAAGCAGCTCCCAATAAAATCAGCCACAAATTTTGGACAACTCAGATTACAGCCAACAATCAGACAGGAGAAATAAGTACCTGCCATACCATTTTCATCGATGAAAAGGGAATCATGAGCCTGAAT includes:
- a CDS encoding enoyl-CoA hydratase/isomerase family protein, which encodes MKEVISQLENGICILTINREHTMNALNHDVINDLYEAIDNIEKDIDQIKGLIITGAGQKSFVAGADISEFVGLTRKEAIALARKGQALFSEIEKLNIPVIAAVNGFALGGGCELAMACHIRVASTNARFGQPEVNLGLIPGYGGTQRMVHYIGKGKAIELLMTGDMISADDAFRLGLVNHVVEPDQVIEKSKEIILKIAAKAPIAIQKVIKIVNSYFDYELPGFEFELDSFGNLMITKDAQEGVDAFLSKRKPKFSGN